One stretch of Arachis duranensis cultivar V14167 chromosome 1, aradu.V14167.gnm2.J7QH, whole genome shotgun sequence DNA includes these proteins:
- the LOC107458542 gene encoding LOW QUALITY PROTEIN: germin-like protein 9-3 (The sequence of the model RefSeq protein was modified relative to this genomic sequence to represent the inferred CDS: inserted 1 base in 1 codon) yields the protein MYPSSTXLMIHAFIIMQTTMGGDPDILTDFIAPEGTNINGSFFTFTGMRVLLTQETPPPTFHVLKASRAEFPALDGQSVSYAVLEFPTGSVNPPHVHPRASELLFVVQGSLQVGFVDTNNKLFTQSLQTGDLFIFPKGLVHFQFNSDSKNYAFAISAFGSASAGLVSLPNTLFNTTIDDNVLALSFKTDVATIQTLKKAFSP from the exons ATGTATCCTTCCAGTA CATTGATGATACATGCGTTTATAATTATGCAAACAACAATGGGTGGTGATCCAGATATTCTCACTGATTTCATAGCCCCAGAAGGGACCAATATTAATGGAAGCTTCTTCACCTTCACAGGCATGAGAGTCCTTCTTACACAAGAAACTCCTCCCCCAACCTTCCATGTATTGAAGGCAAGCAGGGCAGAGTTTCCAGCTTTAGATGGACAGAGTGTGTCATATGCTGTCCTTGAATTCCCAACAGGAAGTGTGAACCCTCCTCACGTCCACCCTCGCGCCTCCGAGCTCCTCTTCGTTGTCCAGGGATCCCTTCAGGTGGGATTCGTGGACACAAACAACAAGCTTTTCACTCAGAGTCTCCAAACTGGAGATTTGTTCATATTCCCAAAGGGACTTGTGcactttcaattcaattctgaTTCAAAGAACTATGCTTTTGCTATATCTGCCTTTGGTAGTGCAAGTGCTGGCCTTGTGTCACTCCCTAACACACTGTTTAATACCACCATTGATGACAATGTCTTGGCTTTGTCATTCAAGACTGATGTTGCCACCATTCAAACTTTGAAGAAAGCATTTTCCCCCTAA